A section of the Etheostoma cragini isolate CJK2018 chromosome 12, CSU_Ecrag_1.0, whole genome shotgun sequence genome encodes:
- the LOC117953589 gene encoding MAM and LDL-receptor class A domain-containing protein 1-like, translating into MDLSFSLGFLTMCHASPDMKHIFFLLSVLLVMVSSCPDGRFNCTSGECLLADLVCDFKKDCKDGSDEEFCGSCDFEHHSCGWNDTSADSYRWRRQMANITSVPGLDHTTHSPFGHVMHIDGKEGRFLPRAKLEYSVDKLAALGCQIRFWYHIYNNKSSLSSYLEVVMVRGTSEEKLLPDISKSMIYGWENATAFIGNRPGGYKLWFSFHPSFMEARDFMLDDIGFENCAEGDVPAGSDQLSCDFEKDTCSWYPDYTASLLWKRENKKLNEGKYLTDSK; encoded by the exons ATGGATCTTTCGTTTTCTTTGGGTTTTCTCACCATGTGTCATGCTTCTCCAGACATGAAGCACATATTTTTTCTGCTGTCCG TATTGTTGGTCATGGTGTCCTCTTGTCCTGACGGGAGGTTCAACTGTACATCGGGAGAATGTCTTCTTGCTGATCTTGTCTGTGATTTTAAGAAGGACTGTAAAGATGGCTCAGATGAGGAGTTTTGTG GTTCATGTGATTTTGAGCATCACTCCTGTGGTTGGAACGACACCAGTGCTGATTCCTACCGCTGGAGACGGCAGATGGCAAACATCACCTCAGTACCTGGACTGGACCACACCACACATAGTCCCTTTG GGCATGTCATGCATATAGATGGCAAAGAAGGAAGGTTTTTGCCTAGGGCTAAGTTGGAGTATTCTGTTGACAAGTTGGCTGCTCTGGGATGCCAGATCAG GTTCTGGTATCACATTTACAATAATAagtcatcattatcatcatacCTGGAAGTAGTAATGGTCAGAGGAACCTCTGAGGAAAAGCTGCTGCCAGATATTTCCAAAAGTATGATATACGGTTGGGAGAATGCCACAGCTTTCATCGGTAATCGCCCTGGAGGATACAAG CTGTGGTTTTCATTCCACCCTTCATTTATGGAAGCCAGGGACTTTATGTTGGACGATATCGGCTTTGAGAACTGTGCAGAGGGAGATGTACCTGCAGGATCAGACCAACTCTCATGCGATTTTGAAAAGGACACCTGTTCATGGTACCCTGACTACACTGCCAGCCTTTTgtggaaaagggaaaataagaaattaaatgaaggcaAGTATCTTACCGACAGTAAATGA